Proteins from a single region of Argopecten irradians isolate NY chromosome 7, Ai_NY, whole genome shotgun sequence:
- the LOC138327485 gene encoding myosin heavy chain, clone 203-like isoform X2, whose amino-acid sequence MSAFFSCIGGKNPLKKSKKKKGKEPEDRKRKPEPVPEKEDEGATPAAEEIKPEEAQPVQKSPLQVNIENAKLRQVEKAQDSHSKAEEPVSPLLKELHEKFQQRKDKSKTDGDQSSAIPDETSQESRADNNAPTGEAAKQNLPKNFAKNAVPAVSSQDHEPELLLMRTRVTQVERENDRLKATIDELKDEERKKSTEAEESTKLMGKLRGEVDTLKKEKDDLLVEVETQRARAESYLNANARSENDLDNAKGREEILEAIGHLDRVCSAYEPVVEKVEKIEEDLDRERKDEKLSERLEIIEGNREQISDDVMGLLKSLQELECRIIRLEVSKDDEEAMEAISMKVVQRLSVAEEDHSSLTKEVGALSHSYSDMELRLTQIEDQKNALSVQVEAYSAETAQLKQTIKDQEILLKSQEGAMAEASNSGAQKEQELREVTTRYEKATVQLKEEEEKYSKLEADMKDIRQKYQDLMERYRSVTADEVIEREDVNLVTMNVDEDVPVAISERFHKELYCDKWANAFDKLTTTFKRDEKKALQILMDFCTEVYLHCRRIARQQIDMVWSLLCNPTAAQVRGGLSRRTSTAKLPPPDSVPAVLRDLISEYRRKPSKEFVDHLYDDFLGQLDFEKSRHLRNVHEREVTEIKSYIRKCLELSWEMVVQQPPMYLQFKVRHGSDADTSKFGFYSHPGHKTDYLVWPALLRDENGPLLQKGVIQAIPDKP is encoded by the exons GTAAACATAGAAAATGCCAAACTCCGGCAGGTTGAGAAAGCCCAGGACAGCCATTCCAAGGCGGAGGAACCAGTTAGTCCTTTACTCAAGGAACTCCACGAGAAATTCCAACAGAGGAAGGACAAATCGAAGACGGACGGAGATCAGAGTTCCGCAATACCAGACGAGACCAGCCAGGAGAGCAGAGCAGACAATAACGCGCCGACCGGGGAGGCGGCGAAACAAAACCTGCCAAAGAACTTCGCGAAGAATGCCGTACCGGCCGTGTCGAGTCAGGACCATGAACCGGAACTACTGCTAATGAGGACTAGGGTAACACAGGTGGAGCGCGAGAATGACCGTCTCAAGGCCACCATAGACGAACTCAAGGACGAGGAGAGGAAGAAAAGCACAGAGGCAGAGGAATCGACAAAATTGATGGGGAAACTACGGGGCGAGGTAGATACTCTGAAAAAGGAAAAAGATGACCTTTTAGTTGAGGTAGAAACACAGCGTGCTAGAGCGGAAAGTTATTTAAATGCTAATGCTAGAAGCGAGAATGATTTGGACAATGCAAAAGGCCGAGAGGAAATCCTGGAGGCCATAGGGCATCTAGACAGAGTTTGTTCTGCGTATGAACCAGTTGTGGAAAAAGTTGAAAAGATCGAGGAGGATTTAGACCGTGAACGCAAAGACGAAAAATTATCAGAGAGATTGGAAATAATTGAAGGTAATCGGGAACAAATTAGCGATGATGTAATGGGTTTGCTCAAGAGTCTCCAAGAACTGGAGTGTCGGATCATTCGCCTGGAGGTAAGCAAGGACGACGAGGAGGCTATGGAAGCCATCTCTATGAAGGTGGTCCAGCGACTGTCGGTGGCAGAGGAAGACCACTCCAGTCTGACCAAGGAAGTGGGAGCTCTCTCACATTCCTACTCGGATATGGAGCTCAGACTGACCCAAATCGAGGACCAAAAGAATGCTCTTAGTGTCCAAGTTGAAGCGTACTCTGCAGAAACAGCTCAGCTTAAACAGACCATCAAGGACCAAGAGATTCTGCTGAAAAGCCAAGAGGGGGCGATGGCAGAAGCATCTAATTCAGGAGCACAGAAAGAACAGGAATTACGGGAAGTGACGACACGTTACGAAAAAGCAACCGTGCAGCTGAAAGAAGAGGAAGAGAAATACTCGAAGTTGGAAGCAGACATGAAGGATATTCGGCAAAAGTATCAGGATCTCATGGAAAG GTACCGGAGTGTTACAGCGGATGAGGTAATAGAGAGGGAGGATGTCAACCTCGTCACAATGAATGTGGACGAGGATGTACCAGTGGCCATTTCAGAGAGATTCCACAAGGAGTTGTACTGCGATAAATGGGCCAATGCCTTCGACAAGCTCACAACAACATTCAAAAGGGACGAGAAAAAGGCTCTCCAGATCCTCATGGACTTCTGCACG GAGGTGTACCTGCACTGCCGCCGTATAGCCCGCCAGCAGATAGACATGGTTTGGTCACTACTGTGTAACCCGACAGCTGCTCAGGTCCGTGGGGGGCTGTCCAGGAGGACATCCACAGCC AAACTGCCTCCCCCTGACTCTGTGCCTGCCGTACTACGGGATCTCATCTCGGAGTACCGACGTAAACCCAGCAAGGAGTTCGTGGACCACCTTTACGAT GATTTTCTCGGTCAGCTGGACTTTGAGAAATCTCGTCACTTGCGTAACGTTCATGAACGAGAAGTAACCGAGATTAAGTCGTACATCCGGAAATGTTTGGAGCTAAGCTGGGAGATGGTGGTTCAACAGCCTCCAATGTACCTTCAGTTCAAAGTGAGACACGGGTCGGATGCTGATACATCTAAGTTCGGTTTCTACTCCCACCCCGGACACAAGACGGACTATCTGGTGTGGCCGGCCCTTCTGAGGGACGAAAACGGACCTCTCCTGCAGAAAGGCGTTATACAGGCGATTCCTGATAAACCGTGA
- the LOC138327485 gene encoding myosin heavy chain, clone 203-like isoform X1, translating to MSAFFSCIGGKNPLKKSKKKKGKEPEDRKRKPEPVPEKEDEGATPAAEEIKPEEAQPVQKSPLQVNIENAKLRQVEKAQDSHSKAEEPVSPLLKELHEKFQQRKDKSKTDGDQSSAIPDETSQESRADNNAPTGEAAKQNLPKNFAKNAVPAVSSQDHEPELLLMRTRVTQVERENDRLKATIDELKDEERKKSTEAEESTKLMGKLRGEVDTLKKEKDDLLVEVETQRARAESYLNANARSENDLDNAKGREEILEAIGHLDRVCSAYEPVVEKVEKIEEDLDRERKDEKLSERLEIIEGNREQISDDVMGLLKSLQELECRIIRLEVSKDDEEAMEAISMKVVQRLSVAEEDHSSLTKEVGALSHSYSDMELRLTQIEDQKNALSVQVEAYSAETAQLKQTIKDQEILLKSQEGAMAEASNSGAQKEQELREVTTRYEKATVQLKEEEEKYSKLEADMKDIRQKYQDLMERLMKILYRSVTADEVIEREDVNLVTMNVDEDVPVAISERFHKELYCDKWANAFDKLTTTFKRDEKKALQILMDFCTEVYLHCRRIARQQIDMVWSLLCNPTAAQVRGGLSRRTSTAKLPPPDSVPAVLRDLISEYRRKPSKEFVDHLYDDFLGQLDFEKSRHLRNVHEREVTEIKSYIRKCLELSWEMVVQQPPMYLQFKVRHGSDADTSKFGFYSHPGHKTDYLVWPALLRDENGPLLQKGVIQAIPDKP from the exons GTAAACATAGAAAATGCCAAACTCCGGCAGGTTGAGAAAGCCCAGGACAGCCATTCCAAGGCGGAGGAACCAGTTAGTCCTTTACTCAAGGAACTCCACGAGAAATTCCAACAGAGGAAGGACAAATCGAAGACGGACGGAGATCAGAGTTCCGCAATACCAGACGAGACCAGCCAGGAGAGCAGAGCAGACAATAACGCGCCGACCGGGGAGGCGGCGAAACAAAACCTGCCAAAGAACTTCGCGAAGAATGCCGTACCGGCCGTGTCGAGTCAGGACCATGAACCGGAACTACTGCTAATGAGGACTAGGGTAACACAGGTGGAGCGCGAGAATGACCGTCTCAAGGCCACCATAGACGAACTCAAGGACGAGGAGAGGAAGAAAAGCACAGAGGCAGAGGAATCGACAAAATTGATGGGGAAACTACGGGGCGAGGTAGATACTCTGAAAAAGGAAAAAGATGACCTTTTAGTTGAGGTAGAAACACAGCGTGCTAGAGCGGAAAGTTATTTAAATGCTAATGCTAGAAGCGAGAATGATTTGGACAATGCAAAAGGCCGAGAGGAAATCCTGGAGGCCATAGGGCATCTAGACAGAGTTTGTTCTGCGTATGAACCAGTTGTGGAAAAAGTTGAAAAGATCGAGGAGGATTTAGACCGTGAACGCAAAGACGAAAAATTATCAGAGAGATTGGAAATAATTGAAGGTAATCGGGAACAAATTAGCGATGATGTAATGGGTTTGCTCAAGAGTCTCCAAGAACTGGAGTGTCGGATCATTCGCCTGGAGGTAAGCAAGGACGACGAGGAGGCTATGGAAGCCATCTCTATGAAGGTGGTCCAGCGACTGTCGGTGGCAGAGGAAGACCACTCCAGTCTGACCAAGGAAGTGGGAGCTCTCTCACATTCCTACTCGGATATGGAGCTCAGACTGACCCAAATCGAGGACCAAAAGAATGCTCTTAGTGTCCAAGTTGAAGCGTACTCTGCAGAAACAGCTCAGCTTAAACAGACCATCAAGGACCAAGAGATTCTGCTGAAAAGCCAAGAGGGGGCGATGGCAGAAGCATCTAATTCAGGAGCACAGAAAGAACAGGAATTACGGGAAGTGACGACACGTTACGAAAAAGCAACCGTGCAGCTGAAAGAAGAGGAAGAGAAATACTCGAAGTTGGAAGCAGACATGAAGGATATTCGGCAAAAGTATCAGGATCTCATGGAAAG GCTAATGAAGATTCT GTACCGGAGTGTTACAGCGGATGAGGTAATAGAGAGGGAGGATGTCAACCTCGTCACAATGAATGTGGACGAGGATGTACCAGTGGCCATTTCAGAGAGATTCCACAAGGAGTTGTACTGCGATAAATGGGCCAATGCCTTCGACAAGCTCACAACAACATTCAAAAGGGACGAGAAAAAGGCTCTCCAGATCCTCATGGACTTCTGCACG GAGGTGTACCTGCACTGCCGCCGTATAGCCCGCCAGCAGATAGACATGGTTTGGTCACTACTGTGTAACCCGACAGCTGCTCAGGTCCGTGGGGGGCTGTCCAGGAGGACATCCACAGCC AAACTGCCTCCCCCTGACTCTGTGCCTGCCGTACTACGGGATCTCATCTCGGAGTACCGACGTAAACCCAGCAAGGAGTTCGTGGACCACCTTTACGAT GATTTTCTCGGTCAGCTGGACTTTGAGAAATCTCGTCACTTGCGTAACGTTCATGAACGAGAAGTAACCGAGATTAAGTCGTACATCCGGAAATGTTTGGAGCTAAGCTGGGAGATGGTGGTTCAACAGCCTCCAATGTACCTTCAGTTCAAAGTGAGACACGGGTCGGATGCTGATACATCTAAGTTCGGTTTCTACTCCCACCCCGGACACAAGACGGACTATCTGGTGTGGCCGGCCCTTCTGAGGGACGAAAACGGACCTCTCCTGCAGAAAGGCGTTATACAGGCGATTCCTGATAAACCGTGA
- the LOC138327485 gene encoding myosin heavy chain, clone 203-like isoform X3 gives MEKPEVDVTFCALQHIRRLLFSYLYQHSHRTRRKVNIENAKLRQVEKAQDSHSKAEEPVSPLLKELHEKFQQRKDKSKTDGDQSSAIPDETSQESRADNNAPTGEAAKQNLPKNFAKNAVPAVSSQDHEPELLLMRTRVTQVERENDRLKATIDELKDEERKKSTEAEESTKLMGKLRGEVDTLKKEKDDLLVEVETQRARAESYLNANARSENDLDNAKGREEILEAIGHLDRVCSAYEPVVEKVEKIEEDLDRERKDEKLSERLEIIEGNREQISDDVMGLLKSLQELECRIIRLEVSKDDEEAMEAISMKVVQRLSVAEEDHSSLTKEVGALSHSYSDMELRLTQIEDQKNALSVQVEAYSAETAQLKQTIKDQEILLKSQEGAMAEASNSGAQKEQELREVTTRYEKATVQLKEEEEKYSKLEADMKDIRQKYQDLMERLMKILYRSVTADEVIEREDVNLVTMNVDEDVPVAISERFHKELYCDKWANAFDKLTTTFKRDEKKALQILMDFCTEVYLHCRRIARQQIDMVWSLLCNPTAAQVRGGLSRRTSTAKLPPPDSVPAVLRDLISEYRRKPSKEFVDHLYDDFLGQLDFEKSRHLRNVHEREVTEIKSYIRKCLELSWEMVVQQPPMYLQFKVRHGSDADTSKFGFYSHPGHKTDYLVWPALLRDENGPLLQKGVIQAIPDKP, from the exons GTAAACATAGAAAATGCCAAACTCCGGCAGGTTGAGAAAGCCCAGGACAGCCATTCCAAGGCGGAGGAACCAGTTAGTCCTTTACTCAAGGAACTCCACGAGAAATTCCAACAGAGGAAGGACAAATCGAAGACGGACGGAGATCAGAGTTCCGCAATACCAGACGAGACCAGCCAGGAGAGCAGAGCAGACAATAACGCGCCGACCGGGGAGGCGGCGAAACAAAACCTGCCAAAGAACTTCGCGAAGAATGCCGTACCGGCCGTGTCGAGTCAGGACCATGAACCGGAACTACTGCTAATGAGGACTAGGGTAACACAGGTGGAGCGCGAGAATGACCGTCTCAAGGCCACCATAGACGAACTCAAGGACGAGGAGAGGAAGAAAAGCACAGAGGCAGAGGAATCGACAAAATTGATGGGGAAACTACGGGGCGAGGTAGATACTCTGAAAAAGGAAAAAGATGACCTTTTAGTTGAGGTAGAAACACAGCGTGCTAGAGCGGAAAGTTATTTAAATGCTAATGCTAGAAGCGAGAATGATTTGGACAATGCAAAAGGCCGAGAGGAAATCCTGGAGGCCATAGGGCATCTAGACAGAGTTTGTTCTGCGTATGAACCAGTTGTGGAAAAAGTTGAAAAGATCGAGGAGGATTTAGACCGTGAACGCAAAGACGAAAAATTATCAGAGAGATTGGAAATAATTGAAGGTAATCGGGAACAAATTAGCGATGATGTAATGGGTTTGCTCAAGAGTCTCCAAGAACTGGAGTGTCGGATCATTCGCCTGGAGGTAAGCAAGGACGACGAGGAGGCTATGGAAGCCATCTCTATGAAGGTGGTCCAGCGACTGTCGGTGGCAGAGGAAGACCACTCCAGTCTGACCAAGGAAGTGGGAGCTCTCTCACATTCCTACTCGGATATGGAGCTCAGACTGACCCAAATCGAGGACCAAAAGAATGCTCTTAGTGTCCAAGTTGAAGCGTACTCTGCAGAAACAGCTCAGCTTAAACAGACCATCAAGGACCAAGAGATTCTGCTGAAAAGCCAAGAGGGGGCGATGGCAGAAGCATCTAATTCAGGAGCACAGAAAGAACAGGAATTACGGGAAGTGACGACACGTTACGAAAAAGCAACCGTGCAGCTGAAAGAAGAGGAAGAGAAATACTCGAAGTTGGAAGCAGACATGAAGGATATTCGGCAAAAGTATCAGGATCTCATGGAAAG GCTAATGAAGATTCT GTACCGGAGTGTTACAGCGGATGAGGTAATAGAGAGGGAGGATGTCAACCTCGTCACAATGAATGTGGACGAGGATGTACCAGTGGCCATTTCAGAGAGATTCCACAAGGAGTTGTACTGCGATAAATGGGCCAATGCCTTCGACAAGCTCACAACAACATTCAAAAGGGACGAGAAAAAGGCTCTCCAGATCCTCATGGACTTCTGCACG GAGGTGTACCTGCACTGCCGCCGTATAGCCCGCCAGCAGATAGACATGGTTTGGTCACTACTGTGTAACCCGACAGCTGCTCAGGTCCGTGGGGGGCTGTCCAGGAGGACATCCACAGCC AAACTGCCTCCCCCTGACTCTGTGCCTGCCGTACTACGGGATCTCATCTCGGAGTACCGACGTAAACCCAGCAAGGAGTTCGTGGACCACCTTTACGAT GATTTTCTCGGTCAGCTGGACTTTGAGAAATCTCGTCACTTGCGTAACGTTCATGAACGAGAAGTAACCGAGATTAAGTCGTACATCCGGAAATGTTTGGAGCTAAGCTGGGAGATGGTGGTTCAACAGCCTCCAATGTACCTTCAGTTCAAAGTGAGACACGGGTCGGATGCTGATACATCTAAGTTCGGTTTCTACTCCCACCCCGGACACAAGACGGACTATCTGGTGTGGCCGGCCCTTCTGAGGGACGAAAACGGACCTCTCCTGCAGAAAGGCGTTATACAGGCGATTCCTGATAAACCGTGA
- the LOC138327487 gene encoding sodium-dependent multivitamin transporter-like, which produces MSSALEDDPPGFVVVDYVLFACVIAISIGIGIFHACVGGKQKTGLEYHLGNRNMKTIPLILSMLVTTQSSILMLGIPAETYLYGGVVLFSSFGFFLSYLIGARFVVPMLYPLKLTTVNEYYQLRYKGKAVRLFIATCMILLNGIYSGVVVMGQAVAMEGVTRIPKWASILAVSSAAVVYTSIGGIKAVIWTDVFQCFIMLFGILSVTIKGTIDAGGSAYVWEVNTATDRLNVFNFDPDPLVQYTFWSLVIGGTFKLFFVVVKQSAIQRMSSCQTQREATNVYLLSGPAFLVTMSLACGEGLVAYAYFTAKGCDPLVSKTAPNPNQLLPLMVVDIFRDYPGMSGMFLAAVVSASLSSVSSSLASMSSITHEDFIKPHFPRLSDATVTRLSKCSVVIYGAIGISIAFMVAEFPGSVFKVASSMLSVFGVPVVGVFLYSVFFPSATPIGAILGGVVSTGIMFWINLGSAFNKRSHPSLQPAPIDQCWNNTLVNVTTPVISDVTKIKARPEGLEALYSLSNHWFDALGLLCLLLVAITVSFIVGRRKLEDTDSQYLFSFGERTCPCLPVSVRRVVCCGDNIENKRRQEIIYTKTLPETESVSANKDSISENTNV; this is translated from the exons ATGTCGTCTGCTCTAGAAGATGACCCTCCCGGCTTTGTGGTCGTGGATTATGTATTGTTCGCTTGTGTTATTGCAATTTCCATTGGAATCGGAATATTTCATGCGTGTGTTGGAGGAAAACAGAAAACTGGACTTGAGTATCATTTGGGGAACAGGAACATGAAGACGATCCCTCTCATTCTCTCCATGCTGGTCACCACGCAGTCGTCCATCTTGATGCTTGGTATTCCCGCCGAGACCTATCTGTATGGCGGGGTTGTTTTATTTTCGTCCTTTGGCTTCTTCCTTTCCTACCTGATCGGTGCGAGGTTCGTGGTTCCAATGTTGTATCCACTGAAGTTAACAACCGTTAACGAG TATTACCAACTGCGATACAAGGGGAAGGCCGTCAGGCTGTTTATAGCTACATGCATGATACTTTTGAAC GGTATATACTCGGGTGTCGTGGTGATGGGACAAGCGGTTGCTATGGAAGGAG TAACTCGTATCCCTAAATGGGCCTCCATTCTAGCTGTATCGTCTGCCGCTGTTGTGTATACGTCTATT GGTGGAATTAAAGCAGTGATCTGGACCGATGTTTTCCAGTGCTTCATTATGTTGTTCGGGATTCTATCGGTTACCATTAAG GGAACCATAGACGCTGGAGGATCGGCCTATGTTTGGGAGGTCAATACAGCTACAGACAGGTTGAATGTATTCAA TTTTGATCCAGACCCGTTGGTCCAGTACACGTTTTGGAGTCTTGTGATTGGTGGTACATTTAAACTCTTTTTCGTGGTAGTCAAGCAGAGCGCCATCCAACGGATGAGTTCCTGTCAAACACAAAGGGAGGCAACCAA TGTGTACCTGTTATCGGGCCCAGCCTTCCTGGTGACCATGAGTCTGGCCTGTGGGGAAGGGTTGGTAGCCTACGCTTACTTCACAGCCAAGGGATGTGACCCTCTGGTATCTAAAACTGCACCTAACCCTAATCAA TTGTTGCCGCTAATGGTGGTCGACATATTCCGGGATTATCCGGGAATGTCCGGAATGTTTCTGGCGGCCGTCGTATCTGCATCATTAAG TTCTGTATCATCTAGCTTAGCCAGTATGTCTTCCATCACACACGAGGACTTCATCAAGCCGCACTTCCCTCGTCTCTCAGACGCCACCGTTACACGCCTGTCCAAGTGTTCAG TGGTTATTTATGGTGCCATTGGTATCAGTATCGCCTTCATGGTGGCGGAGTTTCCGGGATCAGTATTCAAG gtTGCATCTAGTATGCTGTCGGTATTCGGAGTACCAGTTGTTGGTGTGTTTCTCTATTCTGTATTTTTTCCGTCCGCCACACCGATC GGGGCTATACTGGGAGGAGTGGTGAGTACGGGTATAATGTTCTGGATAAACCTAGGTAGTGCcttcaacaagagatcccatcCTAGTCTCCAACCCGCACCTATCGATCAGTGTTGGAACAACACGCTGGTCAACGTCACCACACCCGTAATTAGTGACGTCACGAAGATAAAAGCCAG accgGAGGGTTTGGAAGCTTTGTATTCTCTCTCTAACCACTGGTTTGATGCATTAGGACTCCTCTGTTTGTTACTTGTAGCCATTACAGTGAGTTTTATAGTAG GCCGTAGGAAGCTAGAGGACACGGACAGCCAATACCTGTTCAGTTTTGGAGAGAGAACATGTCCTTGTTTACCGGTTTCTGTAAGGCGTGTCGTCTGCTGTGGGGACAACATAGAAAATAAG AGACGTCAGGAGATTATATACACGAAGACGCTACCAGAGACTGAAAGTGTATCGGCAAACAAAGACAGTATTTCAGAAAACACAAATGTTTGA